A single region of the Gilliamella apis genome encodes:
- a CDS encoding integration host factor subunit alpha, whose translation MTLTKADIADRLADKFDIDRQEAKVLVELFFEEIRVALEKGEPVKLSGFGNFAVRDKNSRPGRNPKTGESVDISARRVVTFRPGIKFRERIEKNLTL comes from the coding sequence ATGACATTAACTAAAGCTGATATTGCAGATCGTCTTGCCGATAAATTTGATATTGATCGTCAAGAAGCTAAAGTCCTTGTTGAACTCTTTTTTGAAGAGATTCGCGTTGCTTTAGAAAAAGGTGAACCTGTTAAACTTTCTGGATTCGGCAATTTTGCTGTTCGTGATAAAAATTCACGTCCAGGTCGTAATCCTAAAACAGGTGAGAGTGTTGATATCTCAGCTCGACGAGTTGTCACATTTAGACCAGGTATTAAATTTAGAGAACGAATTGAGAAAAATTTAACTTTATAA
- the htpX gene encoding protease HtpX, with amino-acid sequence MMRVGLFLLTNLAVMFVFGIILSILGVNAHSTLGLLIFAAIFGFGGSFISLLLSKRTALRSVGGEVIKEPRNDQEQWLLDVVRRQSDQLKLKMPAVAIYEADDINAFATGATKNRSLVAVSTGLLSAMTQDEAEAVIGHEMSHVANGDMVTMALLQGVLNTFVIFISRIIASMFAKVIEDRSEALADIAYYVIAMIFETIFGILASMVAMWFSRYREFHADAGSAKLVGSAKMIAALEKLKVSHEPNEEASILAFCINGEKKARLSQLFLSHPPLEKRIEALKNQSIIG; translated from the coding sequence ATGATGCGAGTTGGATTATTTCTTCTAACTAACTTAGCGGTTATGTTTGTATTTGGTATAATTCTGAGTATTTTAGGGGTTAACGCCCATAGCACCTTAGGATTACTTATTTTTGCCGCTATTTTTGGTTTTGGTGGTTCATTTATTTCTCTTCTTTTATCTAAACGAACGGCATTACGTTCTGTTGGTGGTGAAGTGATCAAAGAGCCTCGTAATGATCAAGAACAGTGGTTACTTGATGTAGTGCGTCGCCAATCAGATCAACTTAAATTAAAGATGCCGGCGGTAGCTATTTATGAAGCAGATGATATTAATGCTTTTGCAACAGGGGCGACCAAAAACCGTTCTTTAGTTGCGGTAAGTACTGGATTATTATCAGCAATGACTCAAGATGAAGCAGAAGCGGTAATTGGTCATGAAATGAGTCACGTAGCAAATGGTGATATGGTGACCATGGCACTACTACAAGGTGTATTAAATACCTTTGTTATCTTTATTTCACGGATTATAGCGTCAATGTTTGCTAAAGTGATTGAAGATCGTAGTGAAGCATTAGCAGATATAGCCTATTATGTAATAGCAATGATATTCGAAACTATCTTTGGAATCTTAGCTAGTATGGTTGCGATGTGGTTCTCGCGTTACCGCGAATTTCATGCCGATGCAGGTTCTGCAAAATTGGTAGGTTCTGCAAAAATGATTGCCGCATTAGAAAAACTAAAAGTAAGCCATGAACCAAATGAAGAAGCGTCAATTTTAGCTTTTTGCATTAATGGTGAGAAGAAAGCCAGACTTTCGCAACTATTCTTATCACATCCACCTTTAGAAAAACGAATTGAAGCTTTAAAAAACCAATCAATTATTGGTTAA
- a CDS encoding peptidase U32 family protein, with product MQTNNNKLELLSPAKNIDIAKQAILHGADAVYIGGPHFGARHNAGNSVSDIAELVEFAHRFYAKVFVTLNTILHDNELEMAQQLIWQLYDAGVDALIVQDMGILAMDIPPIDLHASTQMDIRTPEKAKFLSDVGFSQIVLARELNLTEIANIHQQIDANIEFFIHGALCVAFSGQCYISHAQTGRSANRGDCSQACRLPFTLKDDQGRVVAYEKHLLSMKDNNQSENLIELIQAGVRSFKIEGRYKDLSYVKNITAFYRKKLDEILEKSDDFVSASSGRTQHSFTPDPNKTFHRGATDYFVRGRQSNIGAFDSPKFIGLPIGEMTKVTNQAIDIESEKVLTNGDGLNVMVKREIVGFRADKVEKIANNHYRVFPNELPKVFHSLKLPYQINRNLDHNWQQVLLKESSNRRIGVAFELINQSNVVQLIATSEEGCSVKIALKGEFELAEQSDKALKNIKDSLSKLGQTIYYLTDLEVNLTEIFFIPSSQLNQLRRDIIDKLTLERLTHYQRKLRKPQTEPAPIYPKEHLSFLANIYNHKAREFYAQHGVKLIESAFEAHEVKDDAPLMITKHCLRFAFNLCPKQAKGIQGVKTKVTPMKLVQNNNEELILKFNCKACEMQVWGKIKNHILKMPLPGSELILLTNK from the coding sequence CTGCAAACCAACAATAATAAACTTGAATTACTTAGTCCAGCGAAAAACATAGACATTGCCAAACAAGCAATCTTACATGGGGCTGATGCAGTTTATATTGGAGGCCCGCATTTCGGTGCCCGTCATAATGCCGGTAATTCAGTCAGTGATATAGCCGAATTAGTTGAGTTTGCGCATCGTTTTTATGCCAAAGTTTTTGTCACATTAAATACTATTTTGCACGATAATGAACTTGAGATGGCTCAGCAATTGATCTGGCAATTATATGATGCGGGAGTTGATGCCTTAATTGTTCAAGATATGGGCATATTAGCCATGGATATTCCGCCGATAGATTTACATGCTAGCACGCAAATGGATATTAGAACCCCAGAAAAAGCTAAATTTCTTTCTGATGTTGGTTTTTCACAAATAGTTTTAGCTCGAGAATTAAACTTAACTGAAATAGCGAATATTCATCAACAAATAGATGCCAATATAGAATTTTTTATTCATGGGGCTTTATGTGTTGCATTTTCAGGTCAATGTTATATTTCTCATGCTCAAACGGGCAGAAGTGCAAATCGAGGTGATTGTTCGCAAGCATGCCGTTTACCATTTACATTAAAGGATGATCAAGGTCGTGTTGTTGCTTATGAAAAACATCTTTTATCAATGAAAGATAATAATCAATCCGAAAACTTAATCGAATTGATACAAGCTGGAGTTAGGTCATTTAAAATAGAAGGACGTTATAAAGATTTAAGTTATGTAAAAAATATAACTGCTTTTTACCGTAAAAAACTAGATGAAATTTTAGAAAAATCGGATGATTTTGTAAGTGCATCAAGTGGTAGAACTCAGCACTCATTCACTCCAGACCCAAATAAAACATTTCATCGAGGTGCTACTGATTATTTTGTTCGGGGTAGACAATCCAATATTGGCGCTTTTGATTCACCTAAATTTATTGGCTTACCTATCGGTGAGATGACGAAAGTTACTAACCAAGCAATTGATATTGAATCTGAAAAAGTTTTAACTAATGGTGATGGATTAAACGTTATGGTAAAGCGTGAAATCGTAGGATTCAGGGCTGATAAAGTTGAAAAAATTGCTAATAATCATTATCGAGTGTTTCCTAATGAATTACCTAAGGTATTTCATTCCTTAAAATTACCTTATCAAATTAACCGTAACCTAGATCATAATTGGCAACAAGTTTTATTAAAAGAATCGAGTAATCGTCGAATTGGTGTAGCATTTGAATTGATAAATCAATCAAATGTTGTTCAATTGATAGCAACGAGTGAAGAGGGCTGTAGTGTAAAAATTGCTTTAAAAGGTGAGTTTGAATTAGCTGAACAATCTGATAAAGCTCTCAAAAATATAAAAGATAGCTTATCAAAACTTGGTCAAACGATATATTACCTTACTGATTTAGAGGTTAATTTGACCGAGATATTTTTTATTCCAAGTAGCCAATTAAATCAATTACGACGAGATATTATTGATAAATTAACATTGGAACGGCTAACTCATTACCAAAGAAAGTTACGTAAACCACAAACGGAACCTGCGCCAATTTATCCAAAAGAGCATTTAAGCTTCTTAGCAAATATTTATAATCATAAGGCTAGAGAATTTTATGCGCAGCATGGCGTTAAACTAATTGAAAGTGCTTTTGAAGCACATGAAGTTAAAGATGATGCGCCATTAATGATTACAAAACATTGTTTGAGATTTGCGTTTAATTTATGTCCTAAACAAGCTAAAGGTATTCAAGGTGTGAAAACAAAAGTAACACCAATGAAATTAGTACAAAATAATAATGAAGAATTAATACTGAAATTTAATTGTAAAGCCTGTGAAATGCAAGTTTGGGGTAAAATCAAAAATCATATTTTAAAAATGCCATTACCAGGAAGTGAATTGATTTTATTGACCAATAAATAA
- a CDS encoding Aca2/YdiL-like domain-containing protein: protein MTNIELKALRRLFFLDVADAATYIGKCSKRAWQYWESGSRKISDDVINIMNKLKEERTELLLLLQTDNLFSNLVYSRLIDSVKAELYSKGFIDKIIY from the coding sequence ATGACTAATATCGAATTGAAAGCGCTTAGGCGTTTATTTTTTCTTGATGTTGCTGATGCCGCAACATATATCGGTAAATGCTCAAAGCGAGCATGGCAATATTGGGAAAGTGGAAGCAGAAAAATTTCAGATGATGTTATAAACATCATGAATAAACTTAAAGAAGAAAGGACTGAATTACTTTTATTATTACAGACTGATAACTTATTCAGTAATTTGGTTTATTCAAGGTTAATTGATTCAGTAAAAGCTGAGCTTTATTCTAAAGGTTTTATTGATAAAATAATCTATTAA
- a CDS encoding phage/plasmid replication protein, II/X family, producing MRGAEMNIYDDNKIRRLLNDSFFTITKTGKMSYSRANKIYQFYRSLLNDGYQFVRSSMPRNTFWRYEQNLLSIGLSKLQLQNLQQQKNNVIPMFRVIDIDFNKQRSAWYQEPTSFYDNNENLLLFKFAS from the coding sequence ATTAGAGGTGCAGAAATGAATATTTATGATGATAACAAGATTAGACGATTATTGAATGATAGCTTTTTTACAATTACAAAGACGGGAAAAATGTCTTATTCACGAGCCAATAAAATTTATCAGTTTTATCGTTCATTATTAAATGATGGTTATCAATTTGTTCGTAGTTCGATGCCTCGTAATACTTTCTGGCGTTATGAGCAAAATTTATTATCTATTGGTTTAAGTAAGTTGCAATTACAAAATCTGCAACAACAGAAAAATAATGTAATTCCGATGTTTAGAGTTATTGATATTGATTTTAATAAACAACGTTCAGCGTGGTATCAAGAACCGACATCATTTTATGATAACAATGAAAACCTTTTATTATTTAAATTTGCATCATGA
- a CDS encoding helix-turn-helix domain-containing protein, translating to MHTIYKTLRSNSYSVPCELCSIGGLCIPMLLNNSLSDVLERKKSYLKDEIVVKSKTPFKKFYIVHSGALKTFVTTPENTEQINGFYLPGDIVGLDSISTKVYNSNIQTLGNTLLCELYYDELMSLIDSNKDVRDLIFKLLSTDIYNYQKLILCYSQKKSEERLATFIYSLYLRYQQRGHTSLNIKLAMSRADIANYLGLTIETVSRNLTKLQEQNILTAKGKFIYINKLEALIEICN from the coding sequence ATGCATACTATTTATAAAACATTGCGCAGCAATAGTTATTCCGTTCCTTGTGAATTATGTAGCATTGGTGGATTGTGTATCCCAATGTTACTTAATAATTCACTAAGTGATGTTTTAGAACGGAAAAAATCATATTTAAAAGATGAAATCGTTGTTAAATCAAAAACTCCATTTAAGAAGTTTTATATTGTTCATTCTGGCGCATTAAAGACGTTTGTCACTACTCCAGAAAATACTGAACAAATTAATGGATTTTATTTACCTGGAGATATCGTTGGTTTAGACTCTATTTCGACTAAAGTCTATAATAGTAATATTCAAACATTAGGTAATACCCTGCTTTGTGAACTTTACTATGATGAATTAATGTCATTAATTGATAGTAACAAAGATGTTCGTGATTTGATATTTAAGTTATTAAGCACAGATATTTATAATTATCAAAAATTAATTCTATGTTATTCGCAAAAAAAATCTGAAGAACGTCTTGCTACTTTTATCTATTCTCTTTATCTTAGATATCAGCAAAGAGGACATACCTCTTTAAATATTAAACTAGCAATGAGTCGTGCTGATATAGCCAATTACTTAGGATTAACGATTGAAACAGTCAGCCGAAATTTAACAAAATTACAAGAACAAAATATTTTAACAGCCAAAGGAAAATTCATATATATTAATAAGTTAGAAGCTTTAATAGAAATATGTAACTAA
- a CDS encoding YdgH/BhsA/McbA-like domain containing protein, with the protein MTSLKKTFIAATIALIPCSSFAAQQLTEEQANSMQSYKSITIRGAFYTDSDYVMAMSKAADNEGAASFYITTTNISPSNDTLRIVYAKLYKSDAPKAVEKAESLRKFEGVYEYPKSKAVRLEPFNIVRIRGYFPTDYDINQAIAKEASAQGAYGFYIDSRSEIGSNLQIAAYIFKKDAPERKLQPEDAIPYDSEAGQLALAKGGDAAMQVEKPGYYSPSAFNEKYYADKFNNKVIDKTTTTTTTATTAKVATSSSTETTTSVVTEPQRVTRYTVTLPDGRKIQELNDATAAKMVAFDTLKFRGYYVTDQEISYQAGKRAIEAGAKYYHIARVAHDTKGPNITVFIDLYR; encoded by the coding sequence ATGACAAGTTTAAAGAAAACATTTATCGCTGCGACTATTGCTCTTATTCCCTGTTCTTCATTTGCTGCACAACAATTAACTGAAGAACAAGCTAATAGCATGCAATCTTACAAAAGCATTACTATTCGAGGTGCTTTTTATACTGATAGCGATTACGTTATGGCTATGTCAAAAGCTGCTGATAATGAAGGTGCGGCTTCTTTCTATATTACTACTACCAATATTAGTCCTTCTAATGATACTTTACGAATTGTTTATGCTAAATTGTATAAATCAGACGCTCCTAAAGCTGTTGAAAAAGCGGAAAGTTTACGTAAGTTTGAAGGTGTTTATGAGTATCCAAAATCAAAAGCAGTTCGTTTAGAACCATTTAATATTGTCCGTATTCGTGGTTATTTCCCAACCGATTATGATATTAATCAAGCAATTGCTAAAGAAGCATCAGCTCAAGGGGCTTATGGATTTTATATTGATTCACGTTCAGAAATAGGTAGTAATTTACAAATTGCAGCTTATATATTCAAAAAAGATGCACCAGAACGTAAATTACAACCAGAAGATGCTATTCCTTATGATTCTGAAGCGGGGCAATTAGCTTTAGCTAAAGGTGGTGATGCTGCAATGCAGGTTGAAAAACCGGGTTATTATTCTCCTTCAGCATTCAATGAAAAATATTATGCCGATAAGTTTAATAATAAAGTTATCGATAAAACGACTACCACTACAACAACTGCTACTACAGCTAAAGTTGCAACATCATCAAGTACTGAAACAACGACTTCTGTTGTTACAGAACCTCAAAGAGTAACTCGTTACACTGTAACATTACCGGATGGAAGAAAAATTCAAGAACTTAATGATGCTACAGCAGCTAAAATGGTTGCATTTGATACATTGAAATTTAGAGGCTATTATGTCACTGATCAAGAAATTTCTTATCAAGCAGGTAAACGTGCGATTGAGGCTGGCGCAAAATATTACCATATTGCTCGTGTAGCACATGATACTAAAGGTCCAAATATTACGGTGTTTATTGATCTTTATCGATAA
- a CDS encoding META domain-containing protein — MKKSLLLLSVSVIFNLSGCTSSNSITEQDLMHHHYVLMENNGLSLPVFKNADLEFGENMMMIGKMCSEFSAQIKLENNMIKGQIINMTNIKCQNKQLDLLDNVIKKLIIDGANIQLIDTKLVLKNNQDTLIFQLKDYM, encoded by the coding sequence ATGAAGAAATCACTATTACTATTATCAGTTTCGGTAATATTTAACTTAAGTGGGTGCACTTCGTCTAATAGCATCACAGAGCAGGATCTTATGCATCATCATTATGTCCTGATGGAAAATAATGGTTTGAGCTTGCCTGTTTTCAAAAATGCTGATTTAGAATTTGGCGAAAATATGATGATGATTGGAAAAATGTGTAGTGAATTTTCAGCTCAAATCAAACTTGAAAATAATATGATCAAAGGCCAGATAATCAATATGACTAACATTAAATGTCAGAACAAACAATTAGATTTACTCGATAATGTGATTAAAAAACTGATTATTGATGGGGCAAATATTCAATTAATTGACACTAAATTAGTGCTAAAAAATAACCAAGACACACTTATCTTTCAATTAAAAGATTATATGTAA
- the ppk1 gene encoding polyphosphate kinase 1 gives MIIEKVYLPKELSWLSFNQRVLQEAADESNPLIERIRFLGIYSSNLDEFYKVQFANLKKYVLIEQEQSQSTSNAKHLLRQVNQKVIQLELQFDQLYNELLLEMARNQIFLINERQLTSYQENWIKNYYKQNLRQYITPILLDSHTELIQFLKDDHAYLAVEIICKDNISYALLELPTDNAPRFVLLPSEFSTKNKSIIFLDNILRYCLDDIFKVFFDAVELNAYSININRDAEYELNSELDSLLELMSQGLKQRLTAQPVRFTYQKDMPKALFELLINKLRLTEQDAMPGGRYPNFKDLANFPDLGVKNLLNKRLPSLAYNRFKKFRNAFATIKDRDVLLYYPYYSFGHVLEIMRQASFDPAVTHIRMNIYRVAKDSRFIHAAINAANNGKKVTVVVELQARFDEEANIKWAKRLIRSGIKVIYSQPKLKIHAKLFLIDRREEDRIVRYAHIGSGNFNEKTARVYTDFSLLTSDPAITDEVIKVFNFIENPFKPVSFNHLLVSPQNTRQRFYEFIEREINNAKAGKPSGIYLKLNAITDKEMIDQLYRASCAGVNIRMIVRGTCVLVPQIPNLSENIYVTSIVDQYLEHARVYIFENDGKKDTYISSADWMPRNLDNRIEVGVKIFDPVLKSTIHDIFNLQCNDNVKARIIDKDNMNNYVQRGNKKKIRAQHAIYDYLKHMESSV, from the coding sequence ATGATTATAGAAAAAGTATATTTACCCAAAGAACTCAGTTGGTTATCCTTTAATCAACGTGTACTACAAGAGGCAGCTGACGAAAGTAATCCTCTTATAGAACGAATCCGTTTTTTAGGTATTTACTCCAGTAATCTAGATGAATTTTATAAAGTTCAATTTGCAAACTTAAAAAAATATGTTCTTATTGAGCAAGAACAATCTCAATCTACCTCCAATGCGAAACATTTATTAAGACAAGTTAACCAAAAGGTTATTCAACTTGAGTTACAATTTGATCAGCTCTATAACGAACTCTTATTAGAAATGGCCAGAAACCAGATTTTTCTAATAAATGAAAGGCAACTTACCAGTTATCAAGAAAATTGGATAAAAAATTACTATAAACAAAATTTAAGACAATATATCACCCCTATTCTTCTTGATAGTCATACCGAATTGATCCAATTTCTCAAAGATGATCATGCTTATTTGGCGGTGGAAATTATTTGTAAAGACAATATTAGTTATGCCTTATTGGAGCTACCTACCGACAATGCTCCTCGTTTTGTATTATTACCATCGGAATTCTCAACCAAAAACAAATCAATTATCTTTTTAGATAATATTTTACGTTACTGTTTAGACGATATTTTCAAAGTCTTTTTTGATGCTGTTGAATTAAATGCTTATTCAATCAACATTAATCGTGATGCGGAATATGAATTAAATAGTGAACTGGATAGTTTACTAGAATTAATGTCACAAGGTTTGAAACAACGTTTAACCGCACAACCAGTACGCTTTACCTATCAAAAAGATATGCCTAAAGCATTATTTGAATTATTGATTAATAAATTAAGATTAACAGAACAAGATGCAATGCCTGGCGGACGTTATCCTAATTTTAAAGATTTAGCTAATTTTCCTGATTTAGGCGTTAAAAATTTACTTAATAAACGTTTACCTAGTCTTGCTTATAATCGATTTAAAAAATTTAGGAATGCTTTTGCGACAATTAAGGATCGTGATGTATTGCTCTACTATCCTTATTATTCATTTGGTCATGTACTTGAGATCATGCGTCAAGCCTCTTTCGATCCAGCTGTGACCCATATTCGCATGAATATTTATCGGGTTGCGAAAGATTCACGATTTATACACGCAGCAATTAATGCCGCCAATAATGGTAAAAAAGTTACAGTAGTGGTTGAACTTCAGGCTCGCTTTGATGAAGAAGCAAATATAAAATGGGCTAAAAGATTAATTCGTAGTGGTATTAAAGTTATCTATTCACAACCAAAACTCAAGATCCATGCTAAATTATTTTTAATTGATCGACGAGAAGAAGATAGAATTGTTCGCTATGCACATATTGGCTCAGGTAACTTTAATGAAAAAACAGCACGAGTCTATACTGATTTTTCTCTATTAACTTCTGATCCAGCCATTACCGATGAAGTTATTAAAGTATTTAATTTCATTGAAAATCCATTTAAACCTGTTTCGTTTAATCACTTACTGGTATCTCCACAAAATACTCGCCAACGTTTTTATGAGTTTATTGAACGTGAAATTAATAATGCCAAAGCAGGAAAACCTTCTGGTATTTATTTAAAATTGAATGCGATCACCGATAAAGAGATGATTGACCAACTTTATCGAGCTTCCTGTGCAGGTGTAAATATTAGAATGATTGTTAGGGGGACTTGTGTGTTAGTTCCTCAAATTCCTAATTTAAGCGAAAACATCTATGTAACTAGTATTGTCGATCAATATTTAGAGCACGCTCGCGTATATATTTTTGAAAACGATGGTAAAAAAGACACTTATATTTCATCAGCAGACTGGATGCCTCGTAACTTAGATAATCGAATTGAAGTTGGCGTTAAAATTTTTGATCCAGTATTAAAATCTACTATACATGATATCTTTAACTTGCAATGCAATGATAATGTCAAAGCAAGAATCATCGATAAAGATAATATGAATAATTATGTACAACGAGGCAATAAGAAAAAAATAAGAGCACAACATGCCATTTATGACTATTTAAAACACATGGAATCATCGGTATAA
- a CDS encoding Ppx/GppA phosphatase family protein, whose protein sequence is MNKFNEYAVVDLGSNSFHMIIARNIDGARQIIYKHKKNIHLATGLNEYNELSESSINRGIECLALFAERLNGFPTENVRIVATYTLRIAKNRLKFLNEAAKILPYPIEIISGQEEARLIYLGTMTAESTNENDSKFVVDIGGGSTEIAIGKGNDLKPILVASRPMGCVTYTKQFFPQKKIDYHSFQQAKLAAEQQIENLINLIKKHNISAAFGTSGTIKSIYKILLDIGVSDGIITPKRLDDLISYVLEFNDFHEIDFPSLSEERKNVFVSGLAIFSGVFNALGLKELQFSPSALREGVLYELIDGPNYRDIRQTTAESLSQHYNIDERHAKQIVKTAKYFFSQWKAQSSMIIPQSVESILYWAAQLHEVGLKINFSSIHKHSSYILKNSNLPGFNEEQQLLLSTLVRYHRKSINIEEFPYFSLFEFKHIIAMLQILRLSILINNQRSNDLNLDAFKLILSQEKFTKVTLAIDKLFVENNRLILLDLEQEQKYWKAVNNWKLSIETF, encoded by the coding sequence GTGAATAAATTTAATGAATATGCTGTCGTCGATTTAGGCTCTAATAGTTTTCATATGATCATCGCTCGCAATATCGATGGGGCTAGACAAATCATATATAAACATAAAAAGAATATTCATCTTGCTACTGGGTTAAATGAATATAACGAATTAAGTGAATCAAGTATTAATCGCGGTATTGAATGTTTAGCTTTATTTGCTGAACGATTAAATGGATTTCCAACAGAAAATGTAAGAATTGTCGCTACTTATACTTTACGAATTGCGAAAAATAGACTTAAATTTTTAAACGAAGCAGCTAAAATATTACCTTACCCTATTGAAATCATTTCTGGTCAAGAGGAAGCCAGACTTATTTATCTAGGTACAATGACTGCAGAGTCAACCAATGAAAATGATAGCAAATTCGTGGTTGATATTGGTGGTGGCTCTACTGAAATTGCTATTGGTAAAGGTAATGATTTAAAACCAATACTAGTAGCTAGCAGACCAATGGGGTGTGTCACTTATACTAAACAATTCTTTCCGCAAAAGAAAATCGATTACCATTCATTTCAACAAGCAAAACTAGCTGCAGAACAACAAATTGAAAATTTAATTAACTTAATAAAAAAACATAATATTAGTGCTGCTTTCGGTACCTCCGGTACCATTAAAAGCATTTATAAAATTTTACTCGATATTGGCGTTAGTGACGGAATTATCACCCCTAAACGTTTGGATGATTTAATCAGTTATGTATTAGAATTTAATGATTTTCATGAAATTGATTTCCCATCTCTATCCGAGGAAAGAAAAAATGTTTTTGTCAGTGGGCTAGCCATATTCAGTGGCGTCTTTAATGCATTAGGTTTAAAAGAATTACAATTTAGTCCGAGTGCTTTACGTGAAGGTGTTCTTTACGAACTTATTGATGGGCCGAACTATCGAGATATCAGACAAACAACAGCTGAATCGCTATCGCAACACTATAATATTGATGAGCGCCATGCTAAACAAATTGTAAAAACGGCAAAATACTTTTTTTCTCAATGGAAAGCACAATCATCCATGATCATACCTCAAAGTGTTGAATCCATTTTATATTGGGCTGCGCAATTGCATGAGGTAGGTTTAAAAATTAACTTTTCTTCTATCCATAAACATTCTAGTTATATTCTAAAGAATAGTAATTTACCTGGATTTAATGAAGAACAACAATTATTGTTATCAACGTTGGTTCGTTACCATCGAAAATCGATTAATATAGAAGAGTTTCCTTATTTTAGTTTGTTTGAATTTAAACATATTATAGCAATGTTACAAATTCTCAGATTATCAATACTCATAAATAATCAACGCAGTAACGATCTAAATCTTGATGCTTTCAAGTTAATTTTGTCGCAAGAAAAGTTCACCAAAGTGACACTAGCAATAGATAAGCTGTTTGTTGAAAATAATAGGTTGATTCTATTAGATTTGGAACAAGAGCAAAAATATTGGAAAGCGGTTAATAATTGGAAATTATCAATTGAAACTTTTTGA